GCCCGGTGCGGGGGCTGGTGGGTTCGCAGGCGGCCGCGTTCTATCCGGGGGTGGACAGTTACGGGTTCGGGGAGGTGACCGTCGCGGGTGAGGACCTGAGCGTCAAGCCGGAGGGCGCGTCGTTCTCGTTCGCGGGTGTGCCCGTCACGCTGCCGCTGGCGTCCACGGTGCAGGCGGAGGCGGCAGTGCTGGGGCTGCAGCTGGCGCGGGAGGCGGGCCTCGATCTGGATGCCGCAGCCGGGCGCCTGAGCGCCGCGAGTGTGCCCGGCGGACGCTACCGGGTGCACCGGGGCCGCTTCACGGTGATCGACGACGCGTACAACGCCTCGCCGGTTGCGGTGCGCGCGGCGCTGGACGCCCTGAGTGGCTGGGCCGGCGCGGACGGGGGGCGGCGGATCAGCGTGCTGGGCCGCATGCTGGAACTCGGCCCGACCGAGCGGGCCCTGCACGCCGAGGTGGGCGCGTACGCGCGGGACCGGGCGGACCTGACCTTCGGGGTGGGCGCCTTCGCACCTGAGCTGGGCGAGCGGGCCTTCGCGACGGTCCCGGAGCTCGTGGGGGCGCTGCTGGCGGAGATCCGGGACGGGGACGTGATTCTCGTGAAGGCCAGTCGTGGGATCAGCTGGACGCCCGAGCGCCGCGCGCAGGAGGGCGTGGGGCTGGACGTGGTCGTCCGCGCACTGCTGGAGACGCGGGACGGAGCGTGACCCCGGTCTGATATGGACTCCGGTTGAAAGGTTTGCAAAACCATTCAACCCGAGCAGAGCGAGCAGGAGCGAAACGGGTTCCGGACGTGGAGCTGGCAATCCGGTGAGGTTCCGGATTGTCAGCGAAACAAACGGAATCCGTATGAGGCCGGGTGGGTGGTCAGCGGGGTTCACGCTGCCCGACCCTCATGCCGCCCGACCTTCATGCCGCTCAGCGTCCGCGCGGGCACAATGGCGGGCATGCGCCTGCCGAGTGCCGCCCTGCCTGTCCTGCTGTCGGTTCTGCTGGGGGCCTGCGCGCCGACCGTGACGACCTCGGCGCCGGGCACGCTGCGCGCGGCGTTCAGTGACGCCGGGGTGGCGTGGACGGTCGGGGGGCGGGCGTGCGTGGCGCGCGCGCCGTCCTTTCAGGTCAGCTGTCCGGCGCTGCCGGGTGTGGTGGATGTCGCCTGGAATGACGGGCAGGCCTGGGCGGGCGTGCCGTCGCTGGGCGCGGTGGTCACGCTGGACGGCGCGGCGCGCAGCGTGAGCGTGGGCCGGGTGGCGGTCCTGAGTGCACGCCGGGTGTACCGGGAGAACGGCAGCGCCGTGGATTACGCGGGCGGGGCGGCGGGCGGGGTGCTGGGGTCACCGTCGGCGGCGCTGACCGGCGGGGACGGTCTGGAGTACCTGCTGCTGGACGGGCGGGTGGTGCGCGTGCAGGACGGCGCGACGCTGTCGGGGGCGGGGTTCACGCTGCTGAACGTGCGGCCGGACGGGGTGGCGGGCGGCACGCGGCCGGAGGTCGTCACGGCGACCGGCACGTACCGCCTGACGGGCACGCACCTGGAACGCGTGGACGTCTCGGGTGTGGTGCGCGCGAGGGTGCCGCATGGGCCGGGGCGGCTGGGGGTGGTGGGGGCGTGGCTGGTGACGGTCGCCCCGTCCGGCGAGGTGCGGGTGTTCGGCCCGGAGCTCGCCGCGCGCTGACTTGCTGGGCGCTGACCCGCCGGGCGCGCGAGGCCAGCGCGTGAGTGTGGCTGTGCGGCGTCCTGGGCGCCGTGTGGGGCCGGTGGTGCTCATGGGGTCCATACCGTCCGCTCACGGTGGTGGTGGGCGGCGTGAGGAATTGCGTGAACTGCGGGTCTGACTTGTGGTGTACTAAGGCACCCCGTTCAAGAAGCCTTCATGTTCGGGGTGGGTGACCGGGCTGTGCGATTCGTCCCCACCGGGCGACGGAGGCGGCAGCTGGTGACCGGAGTCGGGAAACGTTCCTGCTGGTCGGGCGTTTCAGGTGTCAGGGTTACGTGAGTGGTGAGGTGGTTGAATGGACGCTCCATGCCCCTGACCTCGTTGTGCTGTGCGTCGTCCTCTCGCTGCCCACTCCGGCCCTCCCGCCGCCAGATGAGTGAATGCTAAAATCCGCGTGATCCTGGAGGGAGAATGTCGAGTTTCCTGAACCGCTTACTCAGTCCACGCCCGAATGCCCTGGGTGTGGAGATTGGCACGAGTGCCATCAAGGTCGTGGCCCTGCGCCCCGGCTCCCCGCCGTCCCTCCAGCACGCCGTGATGGTGCCCACGCCCATCGGCAGCATGCGCGACGGACTGGTCGTGGAACCGCAGGCGGTCGCCACCGAGCTGAAGAACCTGCTGGCCGAGCACCGCATCACGAACCGCTTCGCCGTCACCTCGATCCCGAATCAGGTGGCGGTCACGCGAAACATCATGGTGCCGAAGATGGACCGCAAGGACCTGCAGGAGGCCATCAAGTGGGAGGCCGAACGCTACATCCCCTACCCCATCGACGACGTCAGCCTGGACTTCGACCTGCTCGACGACCCGGCCAACGTGCCCGACGACGGGCAGATGGAGGTCGTGATCGCCGCCGCGCCCACCGAGGCGGTCGCGCGGCAGGTCGAGGTGCTGCGCCTGGCGGGCCTGGAGCCCAGCATCGTGGACCTGAAGTCCTTCGCGGCGCTGCGCGCCCTGCGCGGGAACCTGCTCGGTGAGCACCTGACCAAGAGCACCCTGACCGGCAGCAACTACACCGAGGCCGGCGAGGTCGCACTGGTCATGGAGATCGGCGCGAGCAGCTCCGTGATCAACCTCGTGCGCGGCGACCGCGTCCTGATGGCCCGCAACATCAACGTGTCCGCCGACGACTTCACGACCGCGCTGCAGAAGGCCTTCGACCTGGACTTCAGCGCCGCCGAGGAAGTCAAGCTGGGTTACGCGACCGCCACGACCCCCACCGAGGACGAGGAGGACCTGCTGAACTTCGACATGTCCCGCGAGCAGTACTCGCCGGCCCGCGTGTTCGAGGTCGTGCGTCCCGTGCTGGGTGACCTGATCACCGAGATCCGCCGCAGCCTGGAGTTCTACCGCGTCCAGAGCGGCGACGTCGTCATCGACCGGACCTTCCTGGCCGGGGGCGGCGCGAAACTGCGCGGCCTGGCCGCCGCGATCAGCGACGCGCTGGGCTTCCGCGTGGAGGTCGCCAGCCCCTGGCTGACCGTGCAGACCGACCAGGCCAACGTGGACACCGGGTACCTGCAGGCCAACGCACCCGAGTTCACGGTGCCGCTGGGCCTCGCGCTGCGGGGGGTGACCAGTCGTGGTTGAAATCAACCTGCTGCCCCAGCAGTACCGCAAGCAGAGCGAACCGACCCTCTGGCAGCCGGCCGCCGTCGGCCTGGCGGTCCTGACCGCCCTGATCCTCGTGGGGGTGGAGGTCGCGACCGCCACCAGGGTCGGCAACCTGAAGAAGGACATCGACAGCGTGAACGGCGAGATCGCCGCCCTGACCGCCTCCGAGCGTGAATTCAAGACCCTGACGCAGGAGAAGAACCAGCTGACGCAGATCACTGCGATCGCCGTGCAGCTGCGGGACGCCAAGACGT
This region of Deinococcus sp. JMULE3 genomic DNA includes:
- the murF gene encoding UDP-N-acetylmuramoyl-tripeptide--D-alanyl-D-alanine ligase, producing the protein MLDPHLPLPFQATVHPEARAARRLTWDSREASPDVAFVALPGERMHGNAFVEQALAAGAPFVLTDLDVPRAVRVDDAQAALLAWARAERLYAPLVVGVTGSAGKTTAKSYVAAALDALFMPVFNTMPAIACFLIESGRAGRPLVVEMGIDRVGEMAELVDLVRPDVGVITTIGPAHLEQLGSIEGIVREKGVILRDVQGSPVRGLVGSQAAAFYPGVDSYGFGEVTVAGEDLSVKPEGASFSFAGVPVTLPLASTVQAEAAVLGLQLAREAGLDLDAAAGRLSAASVPGGRYRVHRGRFTVIDDAYNASPVAVRAALDALSGWAGADGGRRISVLGRMLELGPTERALHAEVGAYARDRADLTFGVGAFAPELGERAFATVPELVGALLAEIRDGDVILVKASRGISWTPERRAQEGVGLDVVVRALLETRDGA
- the pilM gene encoding type IV pilus assembly protein PilM, translating into MSSFLNRLLSPRPNALGVEIGTSAIKVVALRPGSPPSLQHAVMVPTPIGSMRDGLVVEPQAVATELKNLLAEHRITNRFAVTSIPNQVAVTRNIMVPKMDRKDLQEAIKWEAERYIPYPIDDVSLDFDLLDDPANVPDDGQMEVVIAAAPTEAVARQVEVLRLAGLEPSIVDLKSFAALRALRGNLLGEHLTKSTLTGSNYTEAGEVALVMEIGASSSVINLVRGDRVLMARNINVSADDFTTALQKAFDLDFSAAEEVKLGYATATTPTEDEEDLLNFDMSREQYSPARVFEVVRPVLGDLITEIRRSLEFYRVQSGDVVIDRTFLAGGGAKLRGLAAAISDALGFRVEVASPWLTVQTDQANVDTGYLQANAPEFTVPLGLALRGVTSRG